Below is a genomic region from Thunnus thynnus chromosome 22, fThuThy2.1, whole genome shotgun sequence.
TTCCTGAAAATTATAGAAGAATCCAAATAAGTGAGACTGTCcccccaagaaaaacaacacaagaggtTGTAATGTTAGTCACCCACATACGAcgtatagttacgtttgagtgacagatgccatttagtggccatagtaattatgacccggagcaATGACACaattcagatgacgtctatgtCGACAATTTTCCTCATTCAAAGGAGGTAGAGTGGATGGAGGCCATATTTTTTAagagtgatttgtaacagttttgaaaAGCACAGTAAATGATGTTGTTCTGCCGATTACTGCCTATTGtggcgccagattagaaaacactcctataTGTCATTCTGGTGTGCATAGACAAACAACGAATTTGGTCGTATTGGAGGACTTGTTAGAATAAATTGTTACAGTGACCATTTCAGTCTCAAAATGGCTATTACATACCGCAGAGGTAATCCCATACAGTTTTGATCTTATCTGTAATTACAAGAAACAATGCAGCGTCAACATGCAGTAGTATTCACTGTTCAAGTATTACAACTATGGCACAAGcatgtatatattttacatatttagacatatttttttttacaatatgttGTGAACACTGTAAACTCAAACTTATGAGCTAATATGAGTTAAAAAGCAAGAAATCAAAATCTTCTAAGAGTGAATCAGAAAGTCTTAAAGTTTGTGATGTTTAGTATCTTAGTGGGTTACTTTGTGGGTTAGAGCTGAGTGTGAAAACAGGAGGGGTTATGACAGTAACTATgactgaaaaaagaaagtgttgCATGGAAATCAAGAGAAACCACAACCCAGAGTTTAGAATTTTCTCGGCCCATGACCCTTTGTTCTCATGACATCAGCAGTCAGAGAAATGCCTCACGTCAAATTGAGTATACATTACATCTATACCTGAATATAAAGTATTCAAGtggaacatttttttctttcttgcggTTCCCAAACTTTAGTATTGTGAAGTTCCAAAATTTGTTATACATTATagcttctatttttttttaaaaaaaatcttgctcCCAGATCTCAAAAATTAATATAACTACTacaatatttgttatttattataatgCCAAAATTTGTTAAAGAGTCCCCACTCAAATTTTGGTATGGCACCCCCAAAATGTTATTTCCTATAATCCTACAACTTATTACAGAGCCTGGGAGGGGccagggagaaaaaaataactaatttgtGTTCTTGATTTGATAATTCGTGCTCTCAATTTTATTTTGATCGTGGATATACTTTGGGTTTTGGCTTGTAAGCACAACACTATATTATCTGAGACCCCTTAAACAAGAGCACAAATTATAAAACTGGGAGtacaaattattacattttatttttatttatttctatttaatctttatttaaccaggcaAATCATTAAGAAGAAATTCTTATTTACAATGGCAGCCTCTTGAGGGTAGGGActaaaaagaagtgaaaagttaaaaaaaaaaaaaaacagcagtacacattcaaacatttccAACACACTCACTACTTGCATACAATCACAACAAGCATTACATGTGACAACAAGCATTACATTAATTATATGCAGTCTAGCACACATGCATCGGGCAGGTAGTTAGCAGACAACGACATGAGGCAATACAACAATAGAACAAGAGTAACAGTACGACAAACATGCAAAGCAAAACAGCAGCAAGAGAGCAAGAATATGCATGGGACAACAGTAAATAGCAGATAGACAGAGGTTATGGAATATTAGTGGCTCGGGAAACAGCAGCATGTAATATACATAATAGAGTCCTTAAAAGCTGATGTTCCAGTCTATGGCTGCAGCAGACCAGAATGATGACCGACCAAATACGATATTTGTTTTGGGAACTTTCGACAGAATATGGTGTGCAGAACGGGAAAATCGAGAGCactgattaagtgttttttttcttttttccatgaCCCCTCCAAGGCTCCATAACTTATTATGACCAAAATATCCTGGCCTGCCTCCAGATTAGTTGGGTGGACATTTTGGAATTTAAGATGCAACATGGCACAAAATTCACATTCTCAgggctgtttgtttgtttgtttactagaGAATATTGACAGTTGCAGAAGCAGTGTCTGATGTATTGTACAcgttacattttaaaatcagtgcTTATAGTgataaaacaagaacaacaaccaTCCATgacaacacacagacaaatagactaataaaacaaaataaaatgtaaaacatttacatttacagctcTGTTCTGGTGCCCTGTTATACTTAATATGAAGGTGGAGACCCTCTTTATGCTGAAGTTTCTTTGCGTTAGCTCAGCTGAGATTCCTTTGGAAAAGGGAAGGCAAACGAGAGAATTTTCCTAAAAAGAATTATGTTTTCCTCTCACCTTTGCAAAcgtatattattacaactgctACAACTCCCAAGAAAATTcccaagaaaacacaaagaccaCATCTCGACCTGCATTGAACCTGGTGTTGAGTTTGTGGTTTTCCATCTGCAAATATATAGAAGAGAGAACAACAAAAAGTTAGTTTCTCAGAACTACACTAGCACAGCTTTCCCCTCTAAAACAGACATAGCTGAAGGATATGGAGAAACACAAATCTCTTTCTAATTATGGTGTGTCCCAAcatgtttgtactgtatatattgtatgGTATGTTATGGTACTTCATAATACTGTACTATTACCTGTAGTCTATTCTCTCATACTGCAGcatattgttttatataatatGTTATGGTGCATCATATTGTATCAGGCAGTAGTGGGCCCCTGAACTCCAGAGACCCTGAAAGCTCtaatttattaactgttttgcgctagtttattttttttttaaaatttgggGGAAAGTGCACCATTAAATGACGTGATGATATTGACTGACACAATAATGCAAGCGTACCTTCATAACCTGCTCTTTTTTTGAGGCCATatagtactgtactgtactgcattGAATCATGTcatgttgtattgtgttgttttgtgatgTTTAGTATCACTTTGTACCATGTGAATCATGCATGGAATCGGCCCCTTTTACATCTATAAAGAGAATATTTTGCTGAGGAAATATGTcacaattttgtattttaagtaAAGTCCCATTGcagtttttcttccttttatgTTGTATTGTATACAACATCTAGCCAAGGGCACAGTCaagtctctcctctgctgtcaaTTCAACCAAACCATACACTGCTACCTTTTTGCTACATGTTATTCAAACCTGGGTTTTGTGGCTTCATCATTACATTAAATCTACATCTTTTAGGCAATAATTTAGTATGCCTCATCATATTGTATCATATTGCATGGTATCATGTTGTCTCATTTAAATCCATTGTGACCTTACCATTACACTCTGGAGTGACAACCCTTGAGGCGTTCTCCTTATTCCTGCTGGAGATGCAGGTGATTTGGACAGGGATCTGTTTCTTGTAGAAAAATGCTGAATGAAGTCCAGGTTTGACTTGAGGATGACTCATATTGAAGATAGTCACGTTGGAAGAGTTAACATGCCAGGAGAAGACAACATCTTCACTAGCAGATATACAATGCAAGCCGATCCAACAGCCTTCCTCTGCAGATGAATTGAAGAGTGTCTTTATGGTTGGTTTCTGGAGGTGTTCTGGAGGGAAATAATTTGGGATTATGAGTTAAACATGGATATATTTTCACCAAAATTTCAAAACCTAACTGCTGAGCACTCCCTGACTCTAGACACCAACCACTCAGAAGCAAAATATTTGCAACTTGCTAAACTTGGTGAGGAAAGAACAGAAAACTAGAATAACAGTCTACAGTAATGCTAGTAGCTGTGAGGCTGTAATTAGGCACAGCAATGCTTTGACCTAAATGCTGACATCAGCatgcaggtataatgtttactagTTTCACCCTCTTAGTGTAGCATG
It encodes:
- the si:cabz01074946.1 gene encoding SLAM family member 9 isoform X3; this encodes MRQQILHILLIQVVLVDPLEGATGYLGENVTLPSNGSSSWRLSKIKWSIFLNSTWIATYQDGKENTNRLPRYKGRLSLNVSTGDLTIHNLTEDDAMEYTVDLINTEKKSIVNKIKLEVTQHLQKPTIKTLFNSSAEEGCWIGLHCISASEDVVFSWHVNSSNVTIFNMSHPQVKPGLHSAFFYKKQIPVQITCISSRNKENASRVVTPECNDGKPQTQHQVQCRSRCGLCVFLGIFLGVVAVVIIYVCKGRLCSPNNSS
- the si:cabz01074946.1 gene encoding CD48 antigen isoform X2; its protein translation is MRQQILHILLIQVVLVDPLEGATGYLGENVTLPSNGSSSWRLSKIKWSIFLNSTWIATYQDGKENTNRLPRYKGRLSLNVSTGDLTIHNLTEDDAMEYTVDLINTEKKSIVNKIKLEVTQHLQKPTIKTLFNSSAEEGCWIGLHCISASEDVVFSWHVNSSNVTIFNMSHPQVKPGLHSAFFYKKQIPVQITCISSRNKENASRVVTPECNDGKPQTQHQVQCRSRCGLCVFLGIFLGVVAVVIIYVCKDKIKTVWDYLCGRLCSPNNSS